The Ostrea edulis chromosome 1, xbOstEdul1.1, whole genome shotgun sequence genomic sequence TCTCGCTATGAATTGCAAGGGGATAAtcatacaagaggcccatgggccacatcactcacctgagtcaccttggcccatatctgaagactttccatatatatttgcatgtaaaaccttagcccctattgtggccccaatctacccttggaggccatgatttttcaaacttgaatctgcaccatgttagaaagcattcatgtaaatgtcaacttctttggccaaatggttcttgagaagaagattttaaaagatttttcctatatatttctatgtaaaactttgattccctattgtggggGCCACAACCTAAacccgggggacatgatttgaacaaacttgaatcaccctatttttgcatttttgtgattatctcccctttgaaagggacatggcccttcatatgaacaaacttgaaagcccctTCACCAAAGAATGCTTttagccaagtttggttgaaattggcccagtggtactggagaagaagtcgaaaatgtaaaaagtttacagacggacggacagacgacaagacaacaggcgatcagaaaagctcacttgagctttcagctcaggtgagctaaaaagtgtaaaacaataaggtattttaaaaatatctcagCCAATGAGAGGTCATATTAGCATTCTGAAATTCTTATGACTAAAGCTTGGTGATTTGAATATGCAGCATTTCTCGAGAAGAACTCCATGTTGCTTTAGTCAATCAAAATTTACAGTTATAAAGTCATGTGACAAGCATCCTTTATGGGAATGAAATTGGTTTATGTCAGACAGACGAACATGCATGAACAAATAATAATCAGAAAAATCTCATCCTATTGCGTGGGCGACACTGAAAAAGAATGTGCAAAACAGTGAAAGAGAAGGTGCATAACAGTGAAGAAGGTGCACAACAGTGAAAGAGAAGGTGTACAATAGTGAAAGAGAAGGTGCACAACAGTGAAAGAGAAGGTGCACAACAGTGAAAGAGAAGGTGCACAACAGCAAAAGAAAAGGTGCACAACAATGAAAGAGAACAGTGAAAGAGAAGGTGCATAACAGTGAAGAAGGTGCACAACAGTGAAAGAGAAGGTGCACAACAGTGAAAGAGAAGGTGCACAACAGCAAAAGAAAAGGTGCACAACAATGAAAGAGAACAGTGAAAGAGAAGGTGCATAACAGTGAAAGAGAAGGTGCAAAACAGTGAAAGAGAAGGTGCATAACAGTGAAAGAGAAGGTGTACAACAGTGAAAGAGAAGGTGCACAACAGTGAAAGAGAAGGTGCACAACACTAAAGGAGAAGGTACACAACAAAttagttttaaaagttttaccAATCTCTTGAAGACGTCCACCACACTGATGTTTCTGAACTCAGGGGCGATAGGAGTGACGTTGTGTGAAGTTTTGGGATTTATGTTGGGAAACATAATAATCTCTGTAAAATTGTCCTCTTCTTCTAAAGAAGAAAACTTTTCCAAGCACCtgtttcaaacaaaaaaaaaaatccaagaaAATGGTATATGGCTTGACATCTGGTAGTCATGGTGAACATATCTAAAGCTACAAGTATATGTACTTTAATGCGAATCTTGAACACTTGAATCTCTGGATGAAATGTTTTACCTGTCATGAGCCTTTTTTAGAATTTCCAGAAAGGTATCAATTTTTCTCAGTTGTTTACAAAGGTCATGTAATTTAAGTGCCTCTTCGTGGCAGTTGAGTGCACCTTTTAGATGAGCCTTCCCTGTGAAGCAATGAATAGCCATTACAAATATCACATTCATGGACAGATTGAAATTATCATTTCTGTCAGGAAACAACTCTCCCATGGACAGTTTGAAATTAACATAATGTTTCTCCAAGAAAATACTTCCCAAGGCACATATTTTCCATAATCATTTTGGAAtcacaataaaaatattggaaatatgGAAATCTTGTAAATCGTTAAAAAAAAGAACTAACAACCCCACCCCCTGATCTCTGTCACAATCTATCATGTTCTGCATTAGTCATTCTGTGACACCCGTGAAACGTTCGTAAGACTAACCCAGAGTGATTTTCTCTTCCTTCGTCTGAGGCACGCTCAGTCTGTTATTCTCTGGGTCCACTTCTTTGGTGTCCTGTAAAGCTTCCATGAATTCTGACAGAGACTGGTCCTCATCCTTCTCTGAAAAACAGAACCTCAAAATCAAGCGATTGACAGTGTAATTTTTAACACATAAAAGTAGAGCATAGAGCAACTTTGAATGAAACTACgtgtcaatcaaacttttataaaaaagaattttgaGAAATTGATACCCACAACACTTAATGAAGCCACAGTTTAACCACAGATTCAAAGACCTAACGTTTGTGACACCCCATATGGCAGCAAAGGAATTATGgtgtcttgttacaaggaatacacttgtgaaatatgaaagcctaaccaatcaaaagttatggccttcaaaagtaagtcaaacttcaGGGTCTAGGTCAcaaatttggtaccaaaagaaaagttttgtcacaaggaatacacatgtgaaattttaacgactgggaattctgacagaaatgaaagtagaaatgtatatacactgtatacgAATTGCAACGCTTCACACGTATACTTTTCATGGGAGTGCTAATACACTTCATAAAATATACAggcatgaagcattgcagttcaataaaaaatgaaatttacccTGGTATTATTTCGTAACTGACTGTGTCATGAAATGTGCGACTTACCTGTGGAGTCTATGATGGCCATCGCCATGTGAGTGTGAGCCAGCGCCATATAGTACTCAGATTTCACCATCGCCATGGAGACCCAGGAATACGGGATGTATTCCTTGACTGGTTTGGCTGTCATCAGTAACTTAGTGTCCTCGTACATCTGAGACACCTGCCAGCAAAATACAGGTACAAGAGATGgttaaaaaacaacaaaggATAGGTAAAATACAGGTACAGTGTAGGTTAAAAAACAACACATGTTTGTGACACACCATGCTTCTGAGCACGGCAATTCCCGACTGTAACACatctgacctttgacctttaagTGTATCAGCCATGTATACAGTACCCATACTGAATTCTGGGAAACTGTGCCTGTTTAAGATTACAGATACCCACCACCAATGAATTCTGGGAAATTGTGACTGCATAATGACTGTTTTGATTACAACGAAACTATATTCGGATTATGAGTTTGGGTggctgaaaatatttttttgtcatTAACCATAATGAGGACCATAATGGGGTGTATTTTCCctctttttaaatcaatttcatcaaaataaaaaaattattatcacACAAGTTCCAAATTGATCACTATGTAATGCTAtattacaattaaaaaaaagatgggCTTTTGGGTGTTCGATTATGACACTACATATTTGCGCATCatgactttaaatttgaatttggtTTTGCTGAATTCAAACACGGCTTACTGAGATTACAGATACTAACCACCACAGCCTCCTGAGCAGCCCTGACATTACCCACAAGTCCCTCACAGCTGTTGTTCAACACTTTACACTCAAACACACACTCCTGGGCCTGGCTCTGTAAACAGAACAGAAAGACTGATAATACACTGAATACACACAGGCAGTATAGATCATACTGCAACACAAAACAATGACTCGAGATTATTACCACTGATTCACAAAACAACATGTCTGCATTGGGTTTTCTGACTACAATACTGACCATCATGAGCTGAATCAGCATGGTCAGGGTATGGGGCTGCATGTCCATGCTGGGGGCATTAGTGAAGTGATTATGTAAGTAGCGAAAAGTCCCGGCCGCCTTCTGGAAGTTGCTGATGGCGTCCTGTACTCCAGCATGAGAGGTCCTGTCCTGAGGCGGAAAGATCACCATTACAATGCTATCAGACTTCATCATCTTCCTGATGACTTCATTTAATACTGATTATCTACTGATCGTTTACAATACCCAAGTCATTACTCTCTTATAACAAAGTTGGAGGGAGGATTCAATTAACATATCAATCATTCATTGTATTATTTATGTTCCTCTTCCCCTCGGAGCGGGGATGTTCCACTTTACATTGTCCCTTATGTCCACGATATTACATGAATCTTACATCAGCTTTATAAATAGTCCAATTTTACGTTTTACCTGTTTACATCCGATCTGAGTGTATAAAGCACCAATATTGAACAAAACACTGCCTTTTTCAAACCCCATTGTTTTCTGTGTGTTAGGTACACCAGTCAGGGAGTCGTACCttaaacagaaaacaaaaaacatatcTAGTGTATCAACATGCACACACAGTCTATAACTGCAATAACAGCGTAAACATGATATCTACTTATTGACACAATTTAGAATTGTTAGGTAAATTGACTTTGTGTCAGGTTTATTGACCTCTTTTACAATACTGAACAATGCGAGTTCTATTACGGAGACAGATGGTGCTTTATTTTATTGTAATACAgtccttgtttttgtttttgttaagtGACATCACGGGACACCACACAAAATTCAGTGTCAATGAATGCATTGTTTTATGTGCGTTTGGTCTCACAAGTGACAAAAACTGTGTACAATACCAGTCGTCACAAAAACTCACTAGCTCGACGGTGAGGCTATCGAACCTTAGATGGTGCTAGTAGAACTTGATTTGAACGTAGCTTGATGGGTTAGCACAGCCTTTCAAACagaatgtgtatatatacactttGTTACATTTGTTGAACTTGTTCAAATGCGAGTTCCACTGACCCTACTGACCAGGGTCTTAAAAAATGTTTCTGGGGCTGCACTTGCAAAGAGCAAATTTCACCCATGCAGATGATAAAATAGTTTTACTTCTGATTTTATAACACAGACTAGTTTAATTCACTAACATGTAATGCTTTCATAAACACATGCAGTCTGCTTCAATTATCACAAACAGACCAGATTAATATACATAGACTGGTTCAattaacacacacatacactggTTCAATTAACACACATATAGACTGGATCAATTAACACACATATAGACTGGTTCAATTAACACACATATAGACTGGATCAATTAACACACATATAGACTGACTTAAattaacacatatatatagACTGGTTTAATAAACACAGACTGGTTTAATTAAAACACAAACTGGTTTAATagacaaaacaagaggcccatgggccacatcgctcacctgagtcactttggcccatatataaagatttaacccaaatatatatttgtatgtaaaacgttgatgactattgtggccccaccctaccctcaggtgaactaaaaactGGTTTAATAGACACACAGACTGACATAAACAGACCAGATTAATACACACAGACTGGTTCAATAAACACAGACTGGTTTAATACACACACGGACTGGTTTAATACACACAGAGACTGGTTCAATAAACACAGACTGGTTTAATACACACACAGACTGGTTCAATAAACACAGATTGGTTTAACAGACACATAGACCAGTTTAATGCACACAGACTGGTTTAATAGACACACAGACTGGTTCATACACAGACTGATATTTTCCCATTACTCATCCTCACCAGTGGAAGTGAGCACCGAGAACTTGGTCCGGGGGGAAGAACCTCCTTTCTATGAAGTGTAGCTGGTTGAAGTACTCTATCAGCAGATCCACCCCCGATTCATTTCTCTGGGGAGTCCTCATGTCCTGAAATTATAAGGGACACAAGAAGTTGTATATCACATAAATATAGACGTTATATATTTGTAGTAAATTAGtaatttcttatatatttgtagtaATATTGACATTATATATTTGTAGTAAATTACTAATTTAtagatgttatatatttgtagtAAATTAGTAATTTCTTGATGAATAGTTTTGCATGTTTGTAACAGAGGTTATTTGACCTTACACATGTCAGTCTGTATTCAGTGGGTGTGTCCTTCTTACACATGTCAGTCTGTATTCAGTGGGTGTGTCATTCTTACACATATCAGTCTGTATTCAGTGGGTGTGTCCTTCTTACACATGTCAGTCTGTATTCAGTGGGTGTGTCCTTCTTACAGATGTCAGTCTGTATTCAGTGGGTGTGTCCTTCTTACACATGTCAGTCTGTATTCAGTGGGTGTGTCCTTCTTACCCATGTCAGTCTGTATTCAGTGGGTGTGTCATTCTTACACATGTCAGTCTGTATTCAGTGGGTGTGTCATTCTTACACATGTCAGTTTGTATTCAGTTAGTGTGTCATTCCTACCAGCAGGTGCACATCAAATCTTCAACTTCCCTAGGCTGCATAACCACTGTTACCAAACAAACtcacactcacaaccaaacaaaCTCACAACCAAACAAACTCACACTCACTACCAAACAAACTCACACTCACTACCAAACAAACTCACACTCACTACCAAACAAACTCACACTCACTACCAAACAAACTCACATCAAACTCACCTGTCTAAGGTCACATAACTCTCGGATTTCTTTTTCATACTGTGACCCATCCTCGCTGTAATGCTCTAGAATAAAGTCCTACAAACAAATGTGTAATCATCAATACTCTGCTCTCTGTTCATTTATGGaatgtttaaaatttgataaCTTTGTTCAATTATAAATTGAGTGAGAATGATATTAAGAACTAGAAGACTGACATGGTCAGCAAGGCCCCTGCTGAGGGTCATCAAAAGaaaagtgacatctgtattgGATACAGTAAAATGTCTATAAAGTCTGGTATTTCTGTTAGAATCATAAATATTGAAAGATACACCCGAAATGAAAAATTGTGATTGGCAATCAGATGTCAGAAATTTAACCTCCTATACCGACCCTGATCTCGAGTTTGTTGACTAGGAATGACATGCCTTTTTGATTGAGAGTTTGTTGACTAGGAATGACATGCCCTTTTGATTGAGAGTTTGTTGACTAGGAATGACATGCCTTTTTGATTGAGAATTTGTTGACTAGGAATGACATGCCTTTTTGATTGAGAGTTTGTTGACTAGGAATGACAAGCCTTTTTGATTGAGAGTTTGTTGACTAGGAATGACAAGCCTTTTTGATTGAGAGTTTGTTGACTAGGAATGACAAGCCTTTTTGATTGAGAGTTTGTTGACTAGGAATGACAAGCCTTTTTGATTGAGAGTTTGTTGACTAGGAATGACATGCCTTTTTGATTGAGAGTTTGTTGACTAGGAATGACATGCCTTTTTGATTGAGAGTTTGTTGACTAGGAATGACAAGCCTTTTTGATTGAGAGTTTGTTGACTAGGAATGACAAGCCTTTTTGATTGAGAGTTTGTTGACTAGGAATGACAAGCCTTTTTGATTGAGAGTTTGTTGACTAGGAATGACAAGCCTTTTTGATTGAGAGTTTGTTGACTAGGAATGACATGCCTTTTTGATTGAGAGTTTGTTGACTAGGAATGACATGCCTTTTTGATTGAGAGTTTGTTGACTAGGAATGACATGCCTTTTTGATTGAGAATTTGTTGACTAGGAATGACAAGCCTTTTTGATTGAGAATTTGTTGACTAGGAATGACATGCCTTTTTGATTGAGAGTTTGTTGACTAGGAATGACATGCCTTTTTGATTGAGAGTTTGTTGACTAGGAATGACATGCCTTTTTGATTGAGAGTTTGTTGACTAGGAATGACATGCCTTTTTGATTGAGAGTTTGTTGACTAGGAATGACAAGCCTTTTTGATTGAGAGTTTGTTAACTAGGAATGACATGCCTTTTTGATTGAGAGTTTGTTGACTAGGAATGACATGCCTTTTTGATTGAGAGTTTGTTGACTAGGAATGACATGCCTTTTTGATTGAGAGTTTGTTGACTAGGAATGACATGCCTTTTTGATTGAGAGTTTGTTGACTAGGAATGACATGCCTTTTTTTCATTGAATGAATTCAATACATGTCACacgaaacatttttaaaaaacatttaacaaaaatgctcaacaatttttttttagaagatcGGTATATAAATCTACAGCATTTGTCTACATGGGTAGGGCAGTTTCCCTTATTCCTAGCAGAGACATACCATGTGTGCACTACAAAATtccatatgaaatatcaaaatcattccGTAAAACATAGCGGATTTTTCGTCAACGAGGATGCCATTTTGGAATTTTCACTGACAAAAGTTCAGTAACATTAATGAATAGGGCACACTCATTTGAAATCTATTTTATGACTTTGTTTATAAGATGGAACAGTTCAGCAAGGTGTAAATACAGTAATATGTGCAAAGAATACATAATTCAATGCATAAATTACCTTTGAACATACCTCCAATTTGCAACCAGATGTCAAAAATTTAACTTCATACACCGAACCTAATCTTGAGTTTGTTGactaggattgattgattgaatattgtttaacatcccactcgagaatttttccctacatggagatgtcaccactgccggtgaagggctgcaaaaatagacctatgcttggtgcttacggcctttgagcagggaggggtatttattatgccacacctgctttttgcagtctcattcaAAGGACTGCCCAATTTATtttaatccggatccccacaggattgtTGACTAGGAATGACATGcattgtttcaatacatgtcaCACAAAACATATAACAttcaaatagaaaaaaaaatatagactAGATGTTGTAGGGTaataattatttatcatataaattatTTACATCAATATCATTATGACAGCTACTTCTAAAATTTAAactgaattatctccctttgacaATGATCAATAAATACAAAATCACAACAAAGATGTTGACATACATACGTACAGACATACAGACAACATACAGACAACGTACAGACAACATACAGACAACGTACAGACAacatacagacatacatacagacaagGTAATGTGA encodes the following:
- the LOC125661044 gene encoding rhophilin-1-like isoform X2, which produces MIPLGLKETTECDLAVPIKDFILEHYSEDGSQYEKEIRELCDLRQDMRTPQRNESGVDLLIEYFNQLHFIERRFFPPDQVLGAHFHWYDSLTGVPNTQKTMGFEKGSVLFNIGALYTQIGCKQDRTSHAGVQDAISNFQKAAGTFRYLHNHFTNAPSMDMQPHTLTMLIQLMMSQAQECVFECKVLNNSCEGLVGNVRAAQEAVVVSQMYEDTKLLMTAKPVKEYIPYSWVSMAMVKSEYYMALAHTHMAMAIIDSTEKDEDQSLSEFMEALQDTKEVDPENNRLSVPQTKEEKITLGKAHLKGALNCHEEALKLHDLCKQLRKIDTFLEILKKAHDRCLEKFSSLEEEDNFTEIIMFPNINPKTSHNVTPIAPEFRNISVVDVFKRLGPITIFNAKNEWSAPRTVTLDRNPDQGFGFSVRGDAPVRVAEMEPGSVAEVGKLKVGDLVVAVGDTDTKWAKHEEVVTLVRQCGNHLVLKLVTPSISTDQDTSRSGSSPGTPNTPLRMQSPRESVSTQSNKSNRSRLSAPWIFMRKGSKEKQDKPEKSKEMEDGEAFLH
- the LOC125661044 gene encoding rhophilin-1-like isoform X1, translated to MSVSHTNGFTSANEALKARRKGSEPLISTARGKLQTRRSKVNDQINRELRMRNGAENLFRATGNKRLKELVAVELSFFNSNIQLLKEELSDLNSEVLVYQHDNCTHSVPMIPLGLKETTECDLAVPIKDFILEHYSEDGSQYEKEIRELCDLRQDMRTPQRNESGVDLLIEYFNQLHFIERRFFPPDQVLGAHFHWYDSLTGVPNTQKTMGFEKGSVLFNIGALYTQIGCKQDRTSHAGVQDAISNFQKAAGTFRYLHNHFTNAPSMDMQPHTLTMLIQLMMSQAQECVFECKVLNNSCEGLVGNVRAAQEAVVVSQMYEDTKLLMTAKPVKEYIPYSWVSMAMVKSEYYMALAHTHMAMAIIDSTEKDEDQSLSEFMEALQDTKEVDPENNRLSVPQTKEEKITLGKAHLKGALNCHEEALKLHDLCKQLRKIDTFLEILKKAHDRCLEKFSSLEEEDNFTEIIMFPNINPKTSHNVTPIAPEFRNISVVDVFKRLGPITIFNAKNEWSAPRTVTLDRNPDQGFGFSVRGDAPVRVAEMEPGSVAEVGKLKVGDLVVAVGDTDTKWAKHEEVVTLVRQCGNHLVLKLVTPSISTDQDTSRSGSSPGTPNTPLRMQSPRESVSTQSNKSNRSRLSAPWIFMRKGSKEKQDKPEKSKEMEDGEAFLH